In a genomic window of Akkermansiaceae bacterium:
- the mnmA gene encoding tRNA 2-thiouridine(34) synthase MnmA, with protein MSKILVGLSGGVDSAVAAALLLEQGHEVAGGYMKNWINDDGIAGDCPWERDVEDAHAVAKALGIEFRVVDLIDQYRNRIVDYLLEGYRNGITPNPDVYCNREMKFGVFLDYALSQGFESVGTGHYARRRERSDGSADILRGADPNKDQSYFLALMEQKQALHARFPCGEMLKPQVREVAERFKLPVAGKKDSQGICFIGNVKMADFLSHYVPDSPGDIVDLDGKVLGKHRGLHLYTLGQRKGHGVASPREGMAYVVVGKNPDKNQLVVGWDQADTPGLYVRNCTVGTVSWVNKPISTTCKVEAQPRYRSKSEPVTVTPTDDGKLALEFVRPQRAVTPGQICAFYDGGTLLGGGVFEEVC; from the coding sequence GTGTCCAAGATCCTCGTAGGCCTCTCCGGAGGTGTTGATTCCGCCGTTGCCGCCGCTCTTTTGCTGGAGCAGGGGCATGAGGTGGCGGGGGGTTATATGAAAAACTGGATCAACGACGACGGCATCGCCGGTGACTGTCCGTGGGAGCGGGATGTCGAGGATGCCCATGCGGTGGCGAAGGCGCTGGGTATCGAGTTCCGGGTGGTGGATCTCATCGACCAGTATCGCAACCGGATTGTCGACTACCTGCTGGAAGGCTATCGCAACGGTATCACCCCGAACCCGGATGTGTACTGCAACCGGGAGATGAAATTCGGGGTGTTTCTCGATTATGCCCTGTCGCAGGGGTTTGAGTCGGTGGGAACCGGCCACTACGCCAGACGGCGTGAGCGGAGTGATGGCAGCGCGGATATTTTGCGTGGTGCCGACCCGAACAAGGATCAGAGTTATTTCCTCGCCCTGATGGAGCAGAAACAGGCACTGCACGCACGTTTCCCGTGTGGTGAAATGCTCAAACCACAAGTCCGCGAAGTGGCGGAAAGGTTCAAGCTTCCCGTGGCCGGGAAAAAGGACAGCCAGGGGATCTGTTTTATCGGCAATGTGAAAATGGCGGATTTCCTCAGCCACTATGTGCCGGACAGTCCGGGGGATATTGTGGATCTCGACGGCAAGGTGTTAGGAAAACACCGTGGACTCCACCTCTACACTCTGGGACAGCGAAAAGGGCATGGCGTGGCATCACCGCGCGAGGGCATGGCCTACGTGGTGGTCGGGAAAAATCCTGATAAAAACCAACTGGTGGTCGGCTGGGACCAGGCGGATACTCCGGGACTCTACGTGCGGAACTGTACCGTCGGCACCGTCAGCTGGGTGAACAAACCGATCAGCACGACCTGCAAAGTCGAGGCCCAGCCAAGGTATCGCTCCAAGAGTGAACCTGTCACCGTCACCCCGACCGATGACGGCAAGCTGGCACTCGAATTCGTAAGGCCCCAGCGCGCGGTCACCCCCGGCCAGATCTGCGCCTTCTATGATGGCGGCACACTGTTAGGCGGTGGTGTTTTCGAAGAGGTTTGTTAG
- a CDS encoding tyrosine recombinase XerC: protein MSDPVEAFLEFMRIERNASVRTLRNYSHALNAYLEWRGDGFTSWRDCTADDFRAYLFELMKQEMARSTIRLRFAALRSFYKFLVHRRGLGVSPLNDVQLPKPDRKLPVVLSLPQMEQLLEMPRKVEPDPRALPWQAARDVAILELFYSSGLRVSELVDLDVEDADFLSETLRVVGKGNKERMVPIGSHAMLAIQQYRSAAKVHEGPLFINKNKDPAKRRLSARSVQMLLKKYLAASDIAFDVTPHKLRHTFATHMLDHGADLRSVQHLLGHASLSTTQIYTHVTKERMREAYDSAHPRAEGSK, encoded by the coding sequence ATGAGCGACCCTGTGGAGGCATTCCTGGAGTTTATGCGTATTGAGCGCAATGCATCGGTGCGTACGCTGCGCAATTACAGTCACGCGCTGAATGCCTATCTGGAATGGCGTGGGGATGGGTTCACATCGTGGCGCGACTGTACGGCTGATGATTTCCGGGCCTATCTTTTTGAGTTGATGAAACAAGAGATGGCGAGATCCACCATCCGACTGCGATTTGCCGCGCTGCGGTCATTTTACAAATTCCTGGTCCACCGTCGCGGCCTTGGGGTGAGTCCGCTGAACGACGTGCAGCTACCCAAGCCGGATAGAAAACTGCCGGTGGTGTTGTCGCTTCCCCAGATGGAGCAATTATTGGAAATGCCGCGCAAGGTCGAGCCGGACCCGAGGGCATTACCGTGGCAGGCGGCGCGTGACGTGGCGATTCTGGAGTTGTTTTATTCCAGCGGCCTGCGGGTTTCCGAGCTGGTGGACCTGGATGTGGAGGACGCGGATTTTCTATCGGAAACACTGCGTGTGGTGGGTAAGGGAAACAAGGAGAGGATGGTGCCGATAGGCTCGCATGCCATGCTGGCCATCCAGCAATACCGCAGCGCGGCGAAAGTGCACGAGGGGCCGTTGTTTATCAATAAAAACAAGGACCCGGCCAAGAGGCGGCTATCGGCAAGGTCGGTGCAGATGCTGCTGAAAAAATACCTCGCCGCCTCCGATATCGCGTTTGATGTCACACCCCACAAACTCCGCCACACCTTCGCCACCCACATGTTGGATCACGGTGCCGACCTGCGTAGTGTGCAGCATTTGTTAGGCCACGCATCGTTATCCACCACACAAATCTACACCCACGTCACCAAGGAACGGATGCGTGAGGCATACGACTCGGCCCACCCGAGGGCGGAGGGGAGTAAATGA
- a CDS encoding mechanosensitive ion channel, producing the protein MAVKFLKSLPSLACLIGAWLVLAVPTGLSAQDAATNEATPKNQDNPAGMSNNPAGLSKEELSKRVKELEQQTQVSQKAVDVYEAMTKRVAVELKELNAKMANPPAELTVKSAEGLGDTEVENRVSAAMAAVTAAKTRVADISTEAATRAARKKAIPQELAQAELQLSQSGLPTAPLASASEEDKLRYQLLQFSQKRWQTRIAELSAEQRYYSASEELFALQEQDATLRATRLDKEYAFWTARQEKLRAREADKLKELAKKQVEKVGHIEPLAVIARRTTELIELQSQVMARSSAAQRSEAKMRASRKEIELQRTNAQERIRLHESTGIRIDTATGALLRRQRNELPTKKSLQKMLETNIQTLTQVQLQLLELKNELGQLPIDHKKQAAALYQSIEPNDGLDEKFIITLLDDRRSALKEVQKLDKDYVQVLKSLNQTTQEAIREVGVYSQYLDKRLLWIPSAENFSARDFPTEVTATKEFISNDIPGWWSNLRVDFSKRPVLWVLFFPLWMWLVARRSFYKRHLLEAAATIRNGNNTSIAPTFKAVGITLLLALPLPLLLAFLAWRVDSPGSMAYSLMMCACFFALFGSYRILAHPEGVLHRHFKISGKKVARQYRHLTWFVYLMPALLFVAYALPRSSQVPQAGRLAFLACMLVVFVFLLILLRPLLHQHEKSSSSRWTQTWQYGFYLSIPIALAVGSCFGYLTSVQTILLCLIATLGVALLVTFVVRFLLRWILVSRRHMVREQANVKYKAMLAKEKDAEETGNEPPSPSWEELETNALRPVAVEAQTKRLVKVGATVIMAFAFFGIWSPVLPAFSILDDIKVWGEKPASQEEAGHGKSLVNTLTGGGAEADTGKDSATTTQAEPQAEPAHAEPESKGVSLKDVLMTLLIIGLMFVAARNLPGLLELCVLRRLELQAGGNYAITTVLRYVIVVVGLLLAFGRIGINWSSVQWLAAAVTLGIGFGLQEIFANFVAGIILLFERPIRLGDVVTVGEVSGRVTQIKIRATTILQFNNKELLVPNKEFITGQLVNWTLRDSLLRFELPVGIAYGSDTALATRVLLEIADNNADVLDTPSPEVLFVAFGNSTLDFILRGYVASPEKLIQAQSSLHYQIDEGFRRAGIEIAFPQTDIHIKSMPLVGSVEEKK; encoded by the coding sequence ATGGCTGTTAAATTTTTAAAATCACTCCCTTCCCTCGCTTGTCTAATCGGCGCGTGGCTGGTGTTGGCTGTGCCCACCGGCTTGTCGGCTCAGGATGCGGCGACCAACGAGGCCACCCCTAAAAACCAGGACAACCCGGCGGGCATGTCCAACAACCCGGCCGGGTTATCCAAAGAAGAGCTCAGCAAGCGGGTCAAGGAGCTTGAGCAGCAGACCCAGGTGTCACAGAAGGCGGTGGATGTTTATGAAGCCATGACCAAGAGGGTGGCGGTGGAACTCAAGGAGCTGAACGCGAAGATGGCCAACCCGCCGGCCGAGCTTACTGTGAAGTCGGCGGAGGGGTTGGGTGACACCGAGGTGGAAAACCGGGTCAGTGCTGCGATGGCGGCTGTGACTGCGGCGAAGACGCGGGTGGCTGATATCTCCACCGAGGCTGCAACCCGCGCGGCGCGCAAAAAGGCCATCCCCCAGGAGCTGGCGCAGGCCGAACTGCAGCTCAGTCAAAGCGGTTTGCCAACGGCTCCCCTGGCGAGCGCGTCAGAGGAGGACAAGCTACGCTATCAGCTGCTGCAGTTCAGCCAAAAACGCTGGCAGACCCGCATCGCCGAGCTATCGGCGGAACAGCGGTATTACAGCGCCAGCGAGGAACTCTTTGCCCTTCAGGAGCAGGATGCAACATTGCGGGCGACCCGGCTCGATAAAGAATACGCCTTCTGGACGGCCCGTCAGGAAAAACTGCGGGCACGCGAAGCCGACAAGCTGAAGGAACTCGCAAAAAAACAGGTCGAAAAAGTGGGGCACATTGAGCCGCTGGCGGTCATCGCGCGTCGAACGACAGAACTCATCGAACTGCAGTCACAGGTGATGGCACGGAGCTCGGCGGCGCAAAGGAGCGAGGCCAAAATGAGGGCGAGCCGCAAGGAAATCGAACTGCAGAGGACCAATGCCCAGGAGCGTATCAGGCTACACGAATCAACCGGTATCAGGATCGATACGGCGACCGGTGCCTTGCTGCGCAGGCAACGTAACGAGCTGCCAACGAAGAAGAGTCTGCAGAAGATGTTGGAAACCAACATCCAGACGCTGACGCAGGTGCAGCTCCAGTTGCTTGAACTTAAGAACGAGCTTGGCCAGTTACCCATTGACCATAAAAAGCAGGCGGCGGCGCTCTATCAATCGATCGAACCCAACGACGGACTGGATGAAAAATTCATCATCACCTTGCTCGATGACCGGCGGTCGGCACTCAAGGAAGTGCAAAAGCTGGACAAGGACTACGTACAGGTTTTGAAATCGCTCAACCAGACAACCCAGGAGGCGATCCGGGAGGTTGGGGTTTACAGTCAATATCTCGATAAACGCTTGTTGTGGATTCCCAGTGCGGAAAACTTTTCGGCCAGGGATTTTCCAACGGAAGTGACGGCGACCAAAGAATTCATCAGCAACGACATCCCGGGCTGGTGGTCGAACCTACGGGTGGACTTCAGTAAACGTCCGGTGCTCTGGGTGCTCTTTTTCCCGTTATGGATGTGGCTTGTTGCCAGGCGGTCCTTTTACAAAAGGCACCTGTTGGAGGCGGCGGCGACGATCCGCAATGGCAACAACACCAGCATCGCGCCCACGTTCAAGGCGGTGGGCATCACCTTGCTGCTGGCCCTGCCGCTGCCTCTGCTGCTGGCCTTTTTGGCCTGGCGGGTGGATAGCCCGGGCTCGATGGCCTACAGTCTGATGATGTGCGCCTGTTTCTTCGCCCTGTTTGGCAGCTACCGCATCCTGGCTCACCCGGAGGGGGTGCTGCACCGGCATTTCAAGATCAGCGGTAAAAAAGTAGCACGTCAGTACCGGCATCTGACCTGGTTTGTTTACCTGATGCCGGCGCTGTTGTTTGTGGCGTATGCCTTGCCGCGCTCATCCCAGGTTCCGCAAGCGGGTCGGCTTGCGTTCCTCGCCTGTATGCTGGTTGTTTTTGTCTTTTTACTCATTTTGCTCCGTCCCCTGCTGCATCAGCATGAGAAGTCGTCGTCTTCTCGCTGGACCCAGACGTGGCAGTACGGCTTTTACCTATCCATCCCGATCGCCCTGGCTGTCGGTTCGTGTTTCGGTTATTTAACCTCGGTCCAAACGATCTTGCTGTGCCTGATCGCGACGCTCGGGGTGGCGCTGCTGGTCACCTTCGTGGTGCGGTTTTTACTGCGTTGGATTCTGGTTTCGCGTCGACACATGGTGCGCGAGCAGGCGAACGTGAAGTATAAGGCGATGCTCGCCAAGGAGAAGGATGCCGAGGAAACGGGTAACGAGCCGCCGTCGCCCAGCTGGGAGGAGCTGGAAACAAACGCGCTGCGCCCTGTCGCGGTCGAGGCCCAGACCAAGCGGCTGGTCAAGGTGGGGGCGACGGTGATCATGGCCTTTGCCTTTTTCGGCATCTGGTCGCCTGTGCTGCCTGCGTTTTCCATCTTGGATGATATCAAGGTCTGGGGTGAAAAACCAGCTTCCCAGGAGGAGGCCGGTCATGGGAAATCGCTGGTAAATACCCTGACCGGCGGAGGCGCGGAGGCCGATACCGGCAAAGACAGTGCCACCACTACCCAGGCAGAGCCCCAGGCGGAACCCGCCCATGCCGAACCTGAATCCAAGGGAGTAAGCTTGAAGGATGTCCTGATGACCTTGCTGATCATCGGCCTGATGTTTGTGGCCGCCCGGAACCTGCCGGGACTGCTGGAGCTCTGTGTCCTGCGCCGCTTGGAATTACAAGCGGGAGGAAACTACGCCATCACAACGGTGCTGAGGTATGTCATCGTCGTGGTGGGATTGCTTCTGGCCTTTGGCCGGATCGGTATCAACTGGTCGAGTGTGCAATGGCTGGCGGCGGCGGTCACCCTGGGCATTGGTTTTGGTTTGCAGGAAATTTTTGCCAACTTCGTGGCGGGGATCATCCTGTTGTTTGAACGTCCCATCCGACTGGGTGACGTTGTTACCGTCGGCGAGGTATCGGGCCGGGTCACCCAGATCAAGATCCGCGCCACAACCATTCTCCAGTTCAACAACAAGGAGCTTCTGGTGCCTAACAAGGAATTCATCACCGGCCAGCTGGTGAACTGGACGCTACGCGACAGCCTGCTCCGCTTTGAGCTTCCCGTTGGCATCGCCTACGGCTCCGACACCGCGCTGGCGACCCGGGTGCTGCTGGAGATTGCCGACAACAATGCCGACGTCCTGGACACGCCTTCGCCCGAGGTCTTATTCGTCGCCTTTGGTAACAGCACGCTGGATTTCATCCTGCGCGGGTACGTCGCCAGCCCGGAAAAGCTGATCCAGGCCCAGAGCTCCCTGCATTATCAAATCGACGAGGGATTCCGTCGGGCCGGTATCGAAATCGCCTTCCCACAAACCGACATTCACATCAAATCGATGCCGCTTGTCGGCAGTGTGGAGGAGAAGAAGTAA
- a CDS encoding FAD:protein FMN transferase, with product MRSTLPWFLSAIALTVLLARCARQEKPASLPLERYTYHQAMMGTRFQITLYAQSKTMADEAAMAAFRYADQVNTACSDYDVTSELMQLNDSPANKTIPVSPLLYDVLAKARDVAAATNGAYDPTLGHHSYNWRMARRKMQLPTAGKINQAKASSGWQKYQLDPTNQAVTKTISNMRFDLGGIAKGYAADGMLRILMAHHISQASITAGGEVRLGDPPPGRDGWEVTLSTLDANHRLSPHTLTLSNCAISTSGDLHQSITINGQRYSHIVDPATGLGLTTRRSATVIGETCTQTDALATALCVNPGLKPAGFMTLVIFEKPDGHPGVLLSERSENWPHAAGR from the coding sequence ATGCGGTCAACACTCCCATGGTTCTTGTCGGCCATCGCCCTGACTGTGCTTCTGGCACGGTGTGCGCGACAGGAAAAGCCGGCGTCCTTGCCCTTGGAGCGATACACCTATCATCAGGCGATGATGGGAACCCGCTTCCAGATCACGCTCTACGCGCAAAGCAAAACCATGGCCGACGAGGCAGCCATGGCCGCTTTCCGCTACGCGGACCAGGTGAACACCGCCTGCTCTGACTACGATGTCACCAGCGAGTTGATGCAGCTCAATGACTCACCAGCTAACAAAACAATTCCCGTCAGCCCTCTGCTCTACGATGTGCTGGCAAAAGCACGCGATGTGGCTGCGGCCACTAACGGCGCATACGATCCCACCCTCGGTCACCATTCCTACAACTGGCGGATGGCACGAAGGAAAATGCAACTTCCCACGGCAGGAAAAATCAATCAGGCCAAAGCAAGTTCCGGTTGGCAGAAGTATCAACTCGACCCGACCAACCAGGCTGTCACAAAAACCATTTCTAACATGCGCTTTGACCTCGGTGGTATTGCCAAGGGGTATGCCGCCGACGGCATGCTGCGGATTCTGATGGCGCATCACATTTCCCAGGCTTCGATCACCGCAGGGGGGGAGGTTCGTTTGGGGGACCCTCCACCCGGTCGGGACGGTTGGGAGGTCACCCTCAGCACCCTCGACGCAAACCACCGGCTAAGCCCGCACACCCTGACCCTTTCCAACTGTGCGATATCGACCTCCGGGGACCTCCATCAGTCGATCACCATCAACGGCCAGCGCTACTCCCATATCGTTGATCCCGCAACCGGGCTCGGCCTGACAACGCGGAGGTCTGCCACGGTCATCGGGGAAACCTGCACCCAAACCGACGCGCTCGCCACCGCCCTTTGTGTCAACCCCGGCCTGAAGCCAGCCGGGTTCATGACCCTGGTTATTTTTGAAAAGCCAGACGGTCATCCGGGTGTCCTGCTGTCGGAGCGGTCAGAAAACTGGCCGCATGCCGCCGGACGATAG
- the upp gene encoding uracil phosphoribosyltransferase produces the protein MNHPIQHPVIDDRMTRLRQRDCTTSDFRRYVQEIAQLMVPAVTANLLTLPVEVETPLAITTGRKLEREIVLVPILRAGLGMLEGFLRLLPEASVAHIGMARNEDTLEPKSYYFNAPACLRDADVLVLDPMLATGGSAGAAISELKKHGARHLSLACLVAAPEGLQTINTRHPDVPVYYAALDKRLNNHGYIIPGLGDAGDRIFGTVNP, from the coding sequence GTGAACCATCCTATCCAACACCCCGTGATCGACGACCGCATGACCCGGCTGCGGCAGCGTGATTGTACAACGTCGGACTTCCGCCGATACGTGCAGGAAATCGCCCAGCTGATGGTGCCCGCCGTCACCGCCAACCTGTTGACGCTGCCGGTGGAAGTGGAAACGCCCCTGGCCATCACGACGGGTAGAAAACTCGAACGGGAAATTGTCCTGGTGCCGATCCTTCGTGCCGGACTGGGTATGCTGGAGGGGTTTTTGAGGTTGTTGCCGGAAGCCTCCGTGGCACATATCGGTATGGCACGCAATGAGGATACCCTTGAACCCAAAAGTTATTATTTCAATGCCCCGGCCTGTCTCAGGGATGCCGATGTCCTGGTGCTCGATCCCATGCTCGCCACCGGCGGCTCTGCCGGCGCTGCTATTTCGGAGCTGAAAAAACACGGTGCCCGGCACCTCAGTCTCGCCTGCCTCGTGGCCGCGCCTGAAGGTTTGCAGACAATCAACACCCGCCATCCCGACGTCCCCGTGTATTATGCGGCACTCGACAAACGGCTCAACAACCACGGCTACATCATCCCCGGGCTCGGTGATGCCGGCGACCGGATCTTTGGCACCGTCAACCCGTAA